The sequence AGCGAAATTTTAGTTGTGCAATATATGCCTTGAACTGCTCAGAAAGCAAACTGGTTTTTGGATGACTCAAATAACTTTAAGCATGACCACATGGTACATCAAGGAGAAAATAGGCTTACGTAAAATCAGTCCCTTCAGGGAAAAGAGCGAGCCATAAGGGATCTTGAGGATCTTTAAAAGTTGAAAGCATTATGCGCATGACGGGTTCATCAACTTCCCACTTCCTATCAACTGAGATGAACTCCAAAATGTGAAAACCCCAGCCAAAGACGGGCAATTTCATCAAGCTGCTCTTGAGAATATACTTAATCGAGCCCAGGAAACCTTTCCGTAATGCAAGATCCCACAAGTACATCCAATCAACCTCAGTTCTGTGGTTGGCAATAATCAAAACCCGTTCTTCTGCCGGAATATCATCCCCAGAAAATACAACTTTAGTCCCATTGATCTTCTCAAATAGAAAGGGCCACATAGACAACCAAATAGAGAAGATGAAAGAGCTTGCTCTTCTGCGAAAGTGCACGCTGGCAAACCGTGTCAAAAAGGCCAGTGGAGCAAAATACACTAAAAACATAAAAGCAGTAGAAACAAACACCATCAAACATATCAGACCCCTTAATAACCTAAAAAGAGTTAAAGGGCGGTTTTTTTGTCTATAAGTATGGTTGGGGGGCTTGCAAACTTCCATCTCTTTCCAGGATCTAATGTAGATAACTTCCTTCCTCTTAAGGTTGTCTGCAATACAAAATGTCGTATTGCGTGAGATGTCCACTACCGTATATGAAGATACAAAAGAAATTGACacataaataaagattaggaGAGATGTCATAAGCAGATTAAAGCATGACGCCACTCATTATCAGACAACCAACTACAACTGTCAATCTAACTCAGCAGTATAACTCAAGCTATCAAGCCCTGTTCGGTGCGGAATTTATCAAGGGATGAACAATAGTAAACTGTAAACAGGAATTCTATGAATAAAAAGGTTAGTTCCTGATGGGTCGATTCCGCGCTAGTAATCTCAAGGACttacaaaatattatatacatatcaACTATAAAGTAAATCAGCAGAATTATCT is a genomic window of Ricinus communis isolate WT05 ecotype wild-type chromosome 2, ASM1957865v1, whole genome shotgun sequence containing:
- the LOC8260938 gene encoding probable 1-acyl-sn-glycerol-3-phosphate acyltransferase 4 isoform X1, which gives rise to MEVCKPPNHTYRQKNRPLTLFRLLRGLICLMVFVSTAFMFLVYFAPLAFLTRFASVHFRRRASSFIFSIWLSMWPFLFEKINGTKVVFSGDDIPAEERVLIIANHRTEVDWMYLWDLALRKGFLGSIKYILKSSLMKLPVFGWGFHILEFISVDRKWEVDEPVMRIMLSTFKDPQDPLWLALFPEGTDFTEKKCLGSQKFAAEVGLPVLKNVLLPKTRGFCVCLEVLRGSLDAVYDVSIAYKHQCPSFLDNVFGLDPAEVHIHIRRIPVNDIPVSDSEAATWLMNTFQIKDELLSGFKTRGHFPNEGTEGELSTLRCLVNITIVISLTAIFTYLTLFSSVWFKIYVSLACVFLSLVTYFNFLPLPVVDSFNSMFSYKKI
- the LOC8260938 gene encoding probable 1-acyl-sn-glycerol-3-phosphate acyltransferase 4 (The RefSeq protein has 1 substitution compared to this genomic sequence) — translated: MEVCKPPNHTYRQKNRPLTLFRLLRGLICLMVFVSTAFMFLVYFAPLAFLTRFASVHFRRRASSFIFSIWLSMWPFLFEKINGTKVVFSGDDIPAEERVLIIANHRTEVDWMYLWDLALRKGFLGSIKYILKSSLMKLPVFGWGFHILEFISVDRKWEVDEPVMRIMLSTFKGPQDPLWLALFPEGTDFTEKKCLGSQKFAAEVGLPVLKNVLLPKTRGFCVCLEVLRGSLDAVYDVSIAYKHQCPSFLDNVFGLDPAEVHIHIRRIPVNDIPVSDSEAATWLMNTFQIKDELLSGFKTRGHFPNEGTEGELSTLRCLVNITIVISLTAIFTYLTLFSSVWFKIYVSLACVFLSLVTYFNFLPLPVVDSFNSMFSYKKI